One genomic region from Macellibacteroides fermentans encodes:
- a CDS encoding ABC-F family ATP-binding cassette domain-containing protein: MITVNNLDLQFGKRALFQDVNLKFTPGNCYGIIGANGAGKSTLLRIISGQLDPTRGSISLGPGERLSVLSQDHFAFDEFTVLDTVIMGHTVLWDIIKEKNALYEKPDFSDADGIRVSELEEKFAEMEGWNAESDAANLLSGLGISEDIHYSMMRDLSGNQKVRVLLARALFGKPDNLLLDEPTNDLDLETVSWLEHYLADFENTVLVVSHDRHFLDSVCTHTVDIDFGKVKQFAGNYSFWYESSQLALRQQQQQNKKAEEKKKELEEFIRRFSANVAKSKQTTSRKKMIEKLNIEEIQASSRRYPGIIFTPSREPGNRILEVKGLSKSIEGTVLFKDVNFNVEKDDKIVFISRDPRAMTALFNIINDEDNDYEGSFEWGQTITTAYLPLENTQYFNTDMNLIEWLSQFAEDTNEVYLKGFLGKMLFSGEEVLKKASVLSGGEKMRCMISRMMLKNANTMILDSPTNHLDLESIQAFNNTLKAFKGNILFSSHDHEFIQTVANRVIELTPNGIIDKIMDYDDYITDPIVAEMKQRMYR, translated from the coding sequence ATGATTACGGTTAACAATCTGGATCTTCAATTCGGAAAACGTGCGTTGTTTCAAGACGTCAATTTAAAGTTCACACCGGGTAACTGCTACGGCATCATTGGTGCCAACGGTGCCGGAAAATCTACGCTTCTCCGCATTATAAGCGGTCAGCTTGACCCCACGCGGGGATCCATCTCATTAGGTCCGGGCGAACGCCTCTCCGTGCTGAGTCAGGATCACTTCGCCTTCGACGAATTTACAGTACTGGATACAGTTATCATGGGGCACACGGTGCTTTGGGATATCATTAAGGAAAAGAATGCGTTATACGAAAAGCCCGATTTTTCGGATGCCGACGGGATACGTGTTTCCGAACTTGAAGAAAAGTTTGCCGAGATGGAAGGTTGGAATGCAGAAAGCGACGCAGCCAATTTATTAAGCGGACTGGGCATCAGCGAAGACATACATTACAGTATGATGAGAGACCTGAGCGGTAACCAGAAGGTGCGCGTATTACTTGCCAGAGCCCTGTTTGGTAAACCGGACAACCTCTTGCTGGATGAGCCTACCAACGACCTCGACCTCGAAACAGTAAGCTGGCTTGAACATTACCTTGCCGACTTTGAAAACACGGTGCTGGTGGTATCGCACGACCGTCACTTCCTTGACTCGGTTTGTACTCATACGGTGGATATCGACTTTGGTAAAGTAAAACAGTTTGCCGGCAACTACAGCTTCTGGTACGAATCCAGTCAGCTTGCTCTCCGTCAGCAACAGCAACAGAACAAGAAGGCCGAAGAAAAGAAAAAGGAACTCGAAGAGTTTATCCGCCGCTTCAGTGCCAACGTGGCTAAGTCAAAGCAGACAACCAGCCGTAAGAAGATGATCGAGAAGCTGAATATCGAAGAGATTCAGGCTTCCTCACGTCGTTATCCGGGTATTATTTTCACCCCTTCGCGCGAACCGGGCAACCGTATCCTCGAGGTAAAGGGATTATCTAAATCCATCGAAGGAACTGTACTGTTCAAGGACGTGAACTTCAATGTGGAAAAAGATGATAAGATAGTATTTATCAGCCGCGACCCGCGTGCCATGACGGCATTGTTCAACATCATAAACGACGAAGACAATGACTACGAAGGCTCTTTCGAATGGGGACAAACCATTACGACAGCCTATCTTCCGCTGGAAAACACGCAGTACTTCAATACGGATATGAATCTGATCGAGTGGCTTTCGCAGTTCGCAGAAGACACCAACGAGGTATACCTGAAAGGATTCCTTGGTAAGATGCTGTTCTCCGGCGAAGAGGTGCTTAAAAAAGCAAGCGTGCTTTCGGGAGGCGAAAAGATGCGTTGTATGATCTCACGTATGATGCTTAAGAACGCCAACACCATGATTCTGGATTCTCCTACAAACCACCTTGACTTGGAATCTATTCAGGCATTTAACAATACGTTGAAGGCGTTCAAAGGAAATATCCTCTTTTCAAGTCATGACCACGAATTTATCCAGACGGTTGCCAATCGTGTAATTGAACTTACACCTAACGGTATCATCGACAAGATAATGGATTACGACGATTACATCACCGACCCGATTGTGGCAGAGATGAAACAAAGGATGTACAGATAA
- a CDS encoding RNA polymerase sigma factor — MNRFESMTDEMLVMMYAQGTNAAFDTLLNRYKSSIHSYIYFIVRNRELAEDIFQETFVKVIITIKQGRYTDNGKFKAWITRIAHNLIIDYFRQERAENTISNDDVEVDLFNNSKLCDCTIEDKMIRTQVLSDVKKLIKHLPDNQREVLEMRYYQDLSFKEIADLTGVSINTALGRMRYAILNMRKLAEDHNMELSLV; from the coding sequence ATGAACAGATTTGAATCGATGACCGACGAAATGTTGGTTATGATGTATGCACAAGGCACTAATGCTGCATTCGATACACTATTGAACCGCTACAAAAGCAGTATTCATTCGTATATTTATTTTATCGTACGTAATCGTGAACTTGCAGAGGATATCTTTCAGGAAACCTTTGTGAAGGTTATCATAACGATCAAACAGGGACGATATACCGATAACGGAAAGTTCAAGGCATGGATCACCCGCATTGCGCATAATCTGATTATAGACTATTTCCGTCAGGAGCGGGCAGAGAATACCATATCCAATGATGATGTTGAGGTAGATTTGTTTAATAACAGCAAGCTTTGCGACTGCACTATCGAAGATAAGATGATCCGGACACAGGTATTGTCGGATGTGAAAAAGCTTATTAAACATTTGCCGGATAACCAACGTGAAGTTTTGGAAATGCGCTATTATCAGGATTTAAGTTTTAAAGAAATTGCAGATCTTACCGGAGTAAGCATCAATACGGCTTTGGGACGTATGCGCTACGCAATTTTGAATATGCGCAAACTAGCCGAAGATCATAATATGGAGCTTTCGTTGGTGTAA
- the rpe gene encoding ribulose-phosphate 3-epimerase — protein MNHKIAPSLLSADFLNLQRDVEMINNSDADWLHLDIMDGVFVPNISFGFPVLNALKDVCKKPMDVHLMIVEPQKFINEVAATGAYMMNVHYEACTHLHRTITAIREAGMKAGVTLNPHTPVSLLEDIIQELDMVLLMSVNPGYGGQRFIEHSVEKVKELKKLVDRKGLSTLIEVDGGVNAETGKRLVDAGADVLVAGNYVFKSPDPVETIRQLKAI, from the coding sequence ATGAATCATAAAATTGCACCATCTTTACTTTCTGCCGATTTTTTGAATCTGCAGCGTGATGTGGAGATGATAAATAACAGCGACGCCGATTGGTTGCACCTGGATATTATGGACGGTGTATTCGTTCCTAATATCTCTTTTGGTTTTCCTGTATTAAATGCTCTGAAGGATGTTTGTAAAAAACCGATGGATGTGCATTTAATGATTGTTGAACCACAGAAGTTTATTAACGAGGTGGCAGCTACAGGTGCATATATGATGAATGTACATTACGAGGCCTGTACACATCTTCACCGAACCATTACTGCTATCAGGGAGGCCGGAATGAAAGCCGGAGTTACTCTTAATCCCCATACACCTGTATCCTTACTTGAAGATATAATTCAGGAACTGGATATGGTATTGCTTATGTCTGTTAATCCCGGTTATGGAGGACAGCGCTTTATTGAGCATTCGGTAGAAAAGGTGAAAGAGCTAAAAAAACTGGTTGACCGTAAAGGGTTGTCAACTTTGATTGAAGTGGACGGTGGTGTGAATGCCGAAACCGGAAAACGTCTGGTTGATGCGGGAGCCGATGTGTTGGTAGCAGGTAATTATGTTTTTAAATCGCCCGATCCGGTCGAAACTATCCGGCAACTCAAGGCAATATAA
- a CDS encoding OmpP1/FadL family transporter: MKKIVCLVASVLFLSGASAFAQGEMDAYKYSLGDLNGTARYLGMGGAFGALGGDASAMSSNPAGLGIYRSSEVVGTLSLSSIDTKSNWNGNVSKDDKSKLSFDNFSYVGYFPTANESGIMSWNIGLSYNRLKNFNRNYRLSGSQAYSLADYAADISYGIHENDLIYVKDSYDPYNNPNNPWMSVLGYEAGYFGSFPTDRSNYHSGFGTMDATGTIWYADSPQNTTLNVSEKGAVDQYNFAFATNISNSVFLGATLAVTDINYSISSIYDERFEGGDYLYLDNGLTTEGTGYSFNLGAIVRPVDFLRMGVAYNSPTWYKMTDYFHAEAGTDIAQYNPSKMDASTPDKVYADYKLRTPDKWIFSAAAVIGQYGLLSVDYELTNFKGMRLKDVNDREMDANNFIKEDFGTSGLLKVGGEFKVTPQFAVRAGAGWQSSPVKTALKNGDVEVITAGTLPHYTVDKGSDYITVGLGYRFTPNFYADLACVYKTYKEDAFTFSRTFLDNGDIMVDSDAISLKTNTTRVALTLGYKF, encoded by the coding sequence ATGAAAAAAATAGTTTGCTTAGTTGCATCTGTATTGTTCCTTTCTGGAGCGTCTGCATTTGCGCAGGGAGAGATGGATGCCTATAAATATTCTCTGGGAGATCTTAATGGAACCGCCCGTTACCTGGGTATGGGCGGTGCATTCGGTGCTCTGGGAGGGGATGCCTCTGCCATGAGCTCCAACCCGGCTGGTCTGGGTATATATCGTAGTTCGGAAGTTGTAGGTACACTTAGCCTCTCATCGATTGATACTAAATCGAATTGGAATGGCAATGTTTCAAAAGACGATAAGTCGAAACTTAGCTTTGATAATTTTTCGTATGTAGGTTATTTCCCTACGGCCAACGAGTCAGGGATTATGAGCTGGAACATCGGACTATCATACAACCGTTTGAAAAATTTCAATCGTAATTACCGGTTGTCCGGCTCACAGGCTTATTCTTTGGCCGATTATGCAGCTGATATTTCATATGGGATTCATGAAAATGACCTTATTTATGTAAAAGATTCGTACGATCCTTATAATAATCCTAATAATCCATGGATGTCTGTATTAGGATATGAAGCTGGTTATTTCGGATCTTTTCCTACTGACCGGAGTAATTATCATTCGGGTTTTGGAACAATGGATGCAACAGGTACTATATGGTATGCAGACAGTCCCCAGAACACGACTTTGAATGTGTCTGAAAAGGGTGCTGTAGATCAGTATAACTTTGCATTTGCAACGAATATTTCCAACAGTGTCTTTTTAGGTGCTACTTTAGCTGTTACAGACATTAATTATAGTATATCTTCTATATACGACGAGCGTTTTGAAGGAGGCGATTATCTTTATCTGGATAATGGTTTGACTACAGAAGGTACCGGATATTCTTTTAATCTGGGTGCCATTGTAAGACCGGTCGACTTCCTTCGTATGGGGGTTGCCTATAATTCTCCAACGTGGTATAAGATGACCGACTATTTCCATGCAGAAGCCGGAACGGACATTGCTCAGTATAATCCTTCCAAAATGGATGCTTCAACACCCGATAAGGTTTATGCCGACTATAAACTTCGTACTCCCGACAAATGGATTTTTAGTGCGGCTGCTGTAATTGGTCAGTACGGACTGTTAAGCGTGGATTATGAGTTGACAAACTTTAAAGGAATGCGTTTGAAGGATGTGAATGACAGAGAGATGGATGCCAACAATTTTATTAAGGAAGATTTTGGTACCAGCGGTCTGTTAAAGGTGGGGGGCGAATTTAAAGTAACTCCTCAGTTTGCTGTAAGAGCAGGTGCCGGCTGGCAATCCAGCCCGGTTAAGACTGCCCTTAAGAACGGAGATGTAGAGGTTATTACTGCAGGTACGCTTCCTCACTATACAGTGGATAAGGGATCTGATTATATTACAGTTGGTTTGGGTTATCGTTTTACTCCAAACTTCTATGCAGACCTGGCCTGTGTTTATAAGACATATAAGGAAGATGCATTTACTTTCTCAAGAACATTCCTGGATAATGGAGATATAATGGTAGATTCAGATGCAATTTCTCTTAAAACAAATACAACACGCGTAGCTCTTACACTAGGATATAAGTTCTGA
- a CDS encoding ComEC/Rec2 family competence protein, which translates to MINEIRKRPFTRPLFLLLTGILLQIYLPSSIFTWTLLIVGVGGMLVAMHPKVKPLYKYKWVWGAAFSSLLLFLAMQNMKFHEDRLRWNFPTEKRIQVWAQLEDSPVEKNKSILCEMKLLSSPADQKRIMDRRVQVYFPKDTLISSLLPGEKLLLNMRFTPVGQRNEPQGYLHYLRSNGIVATGYCADYAIIGDLEESSLSLKHKALRFRQRLADQINQLSLPQTAKSTLAALTFGHRATLDKEILKDFSTTGVMHIISVSGFHVAIFCTFISFMLSAFPNTVGFRLIRFLFTITFLWGFVYVSGLSAPAVRAGLMLTFFLVGRLISRRADSYNILAASAFLMLVYNPWFLFDAGFQLSYIAVFFILYLQPRLNSLLTIRNPLLAAPRDWTSVTLAAQAGTTPLCLYVFGKFSLVFLFTNLPLAALSTLLIPLTVAWSLVSVGLGYPVWGQEIIELLCRWILWIVKSFGRIPGASVSFSIGFWEMLVSYGSIGFFLYYLQRRAPYALLVALGCLLIVFVLMLKARFVYAGP; encoded by the coding sequence ATGATAAATGAAATCAGAAAGCGGCCTTTTACGAGGCCGCTTTTTTTATTGTTAACCGGAATCTTACTTCAAATCTATCTTCCATCCTCCATCTTTACCTGGACGTTGCTGATTGTGGGAGTGGGTGGTATGCTGGTCGCCATGCACCCCAAAGTCAAACCTTTATACAAATATAAATGGGTGTGGGGAGCTGCTTTCTCTTCACTGTTGCTTTTCCTTGCGATGCAAAACATGAAGTTTCATGAAGATAGGCTAAGATGGAATTTTCCAACAGAAAAAAGAATACAGGTGTGGGCTCAGCTTGAGGATTCTCCGGTCGAGAAGAATAAATCCATCCTGTGCGAGATGAAGTTACTCTCTTCCCCAGCCGATCAAAAGCGCATAATGGACCGGCGTGTTCAGGTTTATTTTCCGAAAGACACTCTAATATCTTCTCTTTTACCAGGCGAAAAGCTTCTTTTAAATATGCGGTTTACTCCCGTTGGTCAGCGAAACGAGCCACAGGGTTATTTGCATTACCTTCGTTCTAACGGAATTGTGGCCACCGGTTACTGTGCCGATTATGCGATTATTGGTGATTTGGAAGAGAGCTCGTTATCGCTAAAGCATAAAGCATTGCGTTTTCGGCAGCGTTTGGCCGACCAGATCAATCAGTTGTCGCTTCCTCAAACGGCAAAATCAACGTTGGCAGCACTCACTTTTGGTCACCGGGCTACCCTGGATAAAGAGATCCTGAAGGATTTTTCTACGACGGGAGTAATGCATATTATCTCGGTAAGCGGTTTCCATGTAGCAATTTTCTGTACATTTATCTCTTTTATGCTGTCAGCCTTTCCCAATACGGTCGGATTTCGTCTGATTCGGTTTCTGTTCACCATAACGTTCCTTTGGGGATTTGTATATGTGTCGGGTTTGTCGGCACCGGCAGTAAGAGCCGGACTTATGCTCACGTTCTTTCTTGTTGGCCGATTAATTTCCAGGCGTGCCGATAGTTACAATATATTGGCTGCTTCGGCTTTTCTTATGCTTGTGTACAATCCCTGGTTTCTATTTGATGCCGGATTTCAGTTAAGTTATATTGCGGTTTTCTTTATTTTGTATTTGCAGCCTAGGTTAAACAGTCTGCTCACTATCCGAAATCCCTTGCTTGCGGCTCCAAGAGACTGGACATCCGTTACATTGGCTGCTCAAGCGGGTACAACTCCGCTGTGTTTATATGTATTTGGTAAGTTTTCATTGGTATTTTTATTTACCAATCTTCCCCTTGCCGCTTTATCCACATTGTTGATCCCATTAACTGTGGCATGGTCGTTGGTTTCTGTTGGCTTGGGATATCCTGTATGGGGACAGGAAATCATCGAGCTTTTATGCAGATGGATACTTTGGATTGTAAAGTCTTTTGGCAGAATACCAGGAGCATCCGTGAGTTTTTCAATTGGATTTTGGGAGATGCTGGTCAGCTACGGCAGTATCGGTTTTTTCCTTTATTACCTGCAACGCCGTGCTCCATATGCTCTGCTGGTGGCACTTGGCTGTTTACTAATTGTATTTGTATTAATGCTAAAAGCCCGATTCGTATACGCTGGTCCATAA